The following proteins come from a genomic window of Candidatus Eisenbacteria bacterium:
- a CDS encoding PP2C family protein-serine/threonine phosphatase: MNVSASLREFAETRRELLADIAHKFGGASGGVYVQDSQGHKTWPKTPVAIGEGIRIPIGSYGSLHLTSADGKTSQESAEEITKLIGSLLEGWFESEMELNQLVDEHVSTTNQLIALYNITRGTRETWDLADKLRVIVEEAGRQTNCRQAVLEVTLDDIPEHFFWTTDGHVHQTNISSILKQARQRDEAHICQSGSQYVAAPVLVRDKPTGWLIADRRHGENPYQARELKIIQALADLAAGFVLTNGLQAKVINNLRIAKELEIASQIGEMLIPKQLPDILGIDLGAVCFQATEVGGDFYTVQKLGDDCLAFSLGDVTGKGVPAALLMSMTRTVYQTLSYTGSTPAEALTILNQALYEDLTRVEKFVTMVVGRYNPSTGEIHLANAGHSPVFHLPAGEKEPRLLEPSSPPLGVLPEITVNSEILQLTPGSILALASDGFHEMRNDEGELFGVENLGKALAAAAGLKAESIVTRLLNTVRDYSGGMSQWDDQTLLILKAKQQA, from the coding sequence TTGAACGTTTCAGCATCACTCAGGGAATTCGCCGAAACCCGGCGGGAGCTTTTGGCTGACATCGCCCACAAGTTCGGCGGGGCGTCCGGCGGGGTTTATGTGCAAGACAGCCAAGGCCATAAGACCTGGCCGAAAACGCCGGTGGCCATCGGTGAAGGGATCCGTATACCTATTGGTTCCTATGGCTCGCTTCATCTCACCTCGGCGGATGGAAAAACCTCGCAAGAATCGGCGGAAGAGATAACGAAACTGATCGGCTCTCTTCTCGAGGGATGGTTCGAGTCTGAGATGGAGCTGAATCAATTGGTGGATGAGCATGTCTCCACCACAAATCAACTCATTGCCCTCTATAACATTACACGGGGCACCCGGGAAACCTGGGATCTGGCGGACAAACTTCGCGTGATTGTAGAAGAAGCCGGACGCCAGACAAATTGCCGGCAAGCTGTGTTGGAAGTCACACTCGATGATATTCCCGAGCATTTCTTTTGGACCACCGATGGGCACGTCCATCAAACCAATATCTCAAGCATCCTGAAACAAGCCCGGCAGAGGGATGAAGCCCATATCTGCCAATCCGGATCGCAATATGTCGCGGCGCCGGTGCTTGTACGGGACAAGCCGACAGGTTGGCTCATCGCCGACAGGCGCCATGGGGAAAATCCATATCAAGCGCGTGAATTGAAAATTATACAAGCCTTGGCGGACCTCGCCGCCGGGTTCGTTTTGACAAACGGCCTCCAGGCGAAGGTGATCAACAACCTTCGCATCGCAAAGGAATTGGAGATCGCAAGTCAAATCGGGGAGATGCTGATCCCCAAACAATTGCCGGATATCCTTGGCATAGACCTTGGAGCTGTCTGTTTTCAGGCGACCGAGGTAGGCGGTGACTTTTACACCGTTCAAAAACTCGGCGATGATTGCTTGGCTTTTTCTTTGGGGGACGTGACAGGCAAAGGCGTACCGGCGGCGCTGCTCATGTCAATGACCCGCACGGTTTATCAGACATTAAGTTATACCGGGTCCACCCCCGCTGAAGCCCTGACAATTCTCAATCAAGCTCTATACGAAGACCTCACACGCGTCGAGAAGTTCGTGACCATGGTTGTCGGACGGTACAATCCGTCGACCGGCGAAATTCATTTAGCCAACGCCGGGCATTCACCGGTTTTCCATCTCCCGGCGGGTGAAAAGGAGCCGCGTCTGCTCGAACCGTCATCACCGCCGCTTGGCGTCTTGCCGGAGATTACGGTCAATTCCGAAATCCTACAACTTACGCCGGGATCGATTCTGGCGCTGGCCAGCGACGGATTTCACGAGATGCGCAATGATGAAGGAGAGCTGTTTGGTGTGGAGAACCTGGGCAAAGCCCTTGCGGCGGCGGCCGGGTTAAAAGCCGAATCAATCGTGACCCGGTTACTTAATACGGTTCGCGACTACTCTGGAGGAATGTCACAGTGGGACGACCAAACCCTGCTGATTTTGAAAGCGAAACAACAGGCGTAA
- a CDS encoding type II secretion system F family protein, translating into MTSYAYKARNETGRVVRGNLQAQSKEELFDQLAAKRLFLVKSRRIRRPAKLGRGRVKDKELIIFTFQLQTLVSSGVPLLTGLDDLANQMKRSTFKDVITGIRSSVEGGSTLSQALEHYPKAFSPSYIRMVEAGETSGRLDTTLDRLLVLLERRVELNAQIRQLATYPLIVLSGVLGLIVLLMAFVIPKFRGMLDALNVELPWVTKAVLAMSDFFVHNGLLIGIGAGAAIAGFTALRKVPRVKYFLDSAVLKVPVIGDLILILNSNRILHFLQAFIETGVPIGISLDMLSRISENMRFGVSIQRVRTKILEGETMTRAFQTEGVFPPLVQRMIAIGEETGELPSALEKVQQYYDRELPHRVKKIFDLVGPLTTVALGVVLLFVILAVLLPVYKMYSAINVG; encoded by the coding sequence ATGACATCCTATGCGTACAAAGCGCGCAACGAGACGGGACGGGTTGTTCGGGGCAATCTTCAGGCGCAATCAAAGGAAGAGTTATTCGATCAACTCGCCGCCAAGAGACTCTTTCTTGTAAAGTCCCGGCGTATCAGAAGGCCCGCAAAACTCGGACGCGGACGAGTAAAGGACAAAGAGCTCATCATTTTCACATTTCAGCTCCAAACCCTGGTCTCCAGCGGCGTCCCCTTGCTGACGGGATTGGACGACTTGGCGAATCAAATGAAACGATCCACTTTTAAAGATGTCATCACAGGAATTCGTTCCTCCGTCGAGGGTGGATCGACATTGTCGCAGGCACTGGAGCATTACCCCAAAGCCTTTTCACCATCCTATATTCGGATGGTCGAAGCCGGTGAAACTTCGGGCCGTCTCGATACCACACTGGACCGGCTGCTTGTTCTACTGGAGAGGCGCGTCGAGCTGAATGCGCAGATCCGGCAGCTGGCGACCTATCCGCTTATTGTCCTTTCCGGCGTCCTTGGGCTGATCGTTTTGCTCATGGCCTTCGTGATCCCAAAATTCAGAGGGATGCTGGACGCGCTGAATGTTGAGCTTCCCTGGGTGACAAAAGCGGTTCTCGCAATGAGCGACTTCTTCGTTCATAACGGCCTGCTCATCGGTATCGGAGCCGGCGCGGCGATTGCTGGATTTACAGCGCTTCGAAAGGTACCGAGAGTCAAGTACTTCCTTGATAGCGCCGTTTTAAAAGTGCCTGTCATTGGGGACCTGATCCTGATACTGAATTCCAACAGAATTCTTCATTTTCTCCAGGCCTTTATTGAAACAGGCGTCCCCATCGGAATCAGCCTGGATATGCTTTCCCGCATCTCTGAAAATATGAGATTCGGAGTGTCGATCCAGCGGGTCAGAACAAAGATATTGGAAGGGGAAACAATGACCCGCGCATTCCAGACGGAGGGGGTTTTCCCGCCGCTGGTCCAACGCATGATTGCCATCGGTGAAGAGACCGGCGAGCTCCCCTCCGCCCTTGAGAAGGTTCAACAATACTACGATCGGGAACTACCCCACCGAGTAAAAAAGATTTTCGACCTTGTCGGTCCATTAACAACTGTAGCCTTGGGAG
- a CDS encoding response regulator, translated as MNSGRILVIDDDPLLRRLTARLLSAGGFELATAADGSEGLRLIREGEPFDAVICDLLMPGISGFEVVRELRKDPRFMELPILVLTSQGMNKDRDEALESGADQYMTKPFSSFELMESLSQLLETDRRKKAS; from the coding sequence ATGAATTCGGGTCGAATTCTGGTTATAGACGATGATCCGTTGTTGCGGCGCCTCACGGCCCGCTTGCTGTCCGCCGGCGGTTTTGAGCTGGCCACGGCGGCCGATGGATCCGAGGGGTTGCGTTTGATTCGTGAGGGCGAGCCGTTTGATGCCGTCATATGTGATCTGCTCATGCCCGGAATTTCGGGGTTTGAAGTTGTACGGGAGCTGAGGAAAGATCCCCGATTCATGGAATTACCCATCCTCGTTCTCACCAGCCAAGGAATGAATAAAGACAGGGATGAAGCCTTGGAATCAGGGGCGGATCAGTATATGACCAAACCCTTCAGTTCCTTTGAATTGATGGAGTCTCTGAGCCAACTCCTTGAAACCGACCGGCGGAAGAAAGCCTCATGA
- a CDS encoding ATP-binding protein has translation MGRPNPADFESETTGVTPESGAQNSHSTGPPIMRLSVPAVFSSLRTLGMALRLYTQQCYSELAEGKEAHDLRLATQEACTNIIEHSVRENPSARIHFVMEDLCGGLSVQIQDQGPPFDPTNPLANPPSPHDLAEGGYGLFLINTLVDEIHYETYNDWNTLTLVKKWKETT, from the coding sequence GTGGGACGACCAAACCCTGCTGATTTTGAAAGCGAAACAACAGGCGTAACGCCTGAATCCGGAGCTCAAAACAGCCACTCGACCGGACCACCGATCATGCGGCTTTCAGTTCCGGCCGTATTCTCATCACTCAGGACTCTGGGGATGGCGCTGCGATTGTATACCCAGCAGTGCTACAGTGAATTGGCGGAAGGAAAGGAAGCACACGATCTCAGGCTCGCCACACAAGAAGCCTGTACAAATATAATCGAGCACAGTGTGCGTGAAAATCCTTCTGCCCGGATCCACTTTGTTATGGAGGATCTATGCGGAGGGCTCTCCGTTCAGATTCAGGATCAGGGACCGCCGTTTGACCCAACAAATCCTCTGGCGAACCCCCCATCCCCCCATGATCTTGCCGAGGGTGGGTACGGACTCTTTCTGATCAATACACTCGTGGATGAGATCCATTACGAAACGTATAACGATTGGAACACTCTGACACTCGTTAAAAAATGGAAGGAGACGACCTGA
- a CDS encoding GspE/PulE family protein, translating into MTPSAESSPIPETEINGGIEAANTLAFDASHFLPDLEAARLLPRRIAARYQVAPLSLDEKTIRVGMCNTMDLEALDYIEMVTRRTVVPVEVTSDQFRELIQRIYGSSTAGPEELSSTVAEVISLAKDSTDGSELPIIRLVDQILAEAVRSSATDIHIQPEEDETVIRARVDGMLRILTLLPRKVHTSLTTRVKVMADLDISERRMPQDGEIQLVLGDRKIDLRVSTVPTIFGENIVLRILDHSRVMLGLEDLGYRPDDKAELEGLLQRPNGIILVTGPTGSGKSTTLYAAMRSIDSASLNIMTLEDPVEYQLKGIRQSQISEKAGFTFASGLRAFMRQDPDVILVGEMRDQETAEIALRAALTGHLVLSTLHTTSAVGSIARLRDMGMKDFLLAGTLAGILAQRLVRKICKECGEEFEAGMPEKKFLGIPEDRQVTLRRAKGCKSCRDSGYRGRFAVYELLKITPNLAHALAHGIPQTELETMALKEGLIPLRQMGVTRVLEGWTTIEELARAVV; encoded by the coding sequence ATGACACCATCGGCGGAAAGCTCACCCATTCCCGAAACCGAAATTAATGGCGGCATTGAGGCGGCGAACACACTGGCCTTTGATGCCTCTCATTTTCTGCCGGATCTTGAGGCGGCGCGCCTATTGCCTCGCAGAATCGCGGCGCGCTATCAGGTGGCGCCTCTATCTCTCGATGAGAAAACCATTCGTGTCGGAATGTGCAACACAATGGATTTGGAAGCGCTCGATTATATCGAAATGGTGACCCGGCGGACGGTTGTCCCTGTCGAAGTTACCAGTGATCAATTCCGTGAGTTGATTCAGCGCATCTATGGATCTTCCACGGCGGGCCCGGAAGAGCTTTCATCGACTGTGGCGGAGGTCATTAGTCTGGCAAAGGATTCCACGGACGGTTCGGAACTTCCGATAATCCGTCTTGTCGATCAGATCCTTGCCGAAGCTGTGCGATCAAGCGCCACTGACATCCATATCCAACCGGAAGAAGACGAAACCGTCATACGCGCCCGTGTGGATGGGATGCTTCGAATACTGACGCTCCTTCCCCGGAAGGTTCACACCTCACTCACCACCCGCGTGAAAGTGATGGCCGATCTGGATATCTCAGAGCGGCGGATGCCTCAGGACGGCGAAATTCAGCTGGTGCTGGGAGACAGAAAGATCGATCTGCGTGTCTCCACGGTCCCGACGATATTCGGAGAAAACATCGTCTTAAGAATCCTCGATCACTCCCGCGTCATGCTTGGGTTGGAGGATCTGGGTTATCGGCCCGATGACAAGGCCGAGCTGGAGGGGCTTCTCCAACGACCCAACGGCATTATTCTCGTCACCGGACCGACCGGATCCGGTAAAAGCACCACTCTTTATGCGGCCATGCGAAGCATCGATTCGGCATCTCTCAATATCATGACACTTGAAGATCCCGTGGAATATCAACTGAAGGGAATCCGGCAGTCTCAGATTTCCGAAAAGGCTGGTTTTACATTCGCCTCCGGTCTGCGGGCCTTCATGAGGCAGGATCCGGATGTCATCCTGGTCGGCGAGATGAGAGACCAAGAGACCGCGGAAATCGCACTCCGCGCCGCGCTCACGGGGCACCTGGTTCTCAGCACTTTGCACACGACCAGCGCCGTCGGCAGCATCGCCCGGCTACGCGACATGGGGATGAAAGATTTCTTGTTGGCCGGAACACTGGCGGGAATCCTGGCCCAACGCCTGGTCCGCAAGATCTGTAAGGAGTGCGGCGAGGAATTTGAGGCGGGTATGCCTGAAAAGAAGTTTCTCGGAATACCAGAGGACCGGCAAGTCACTCTAAGAAGGGCAAAAGGCTGCAAGAGTTGCCGGGATAGCGGTTATAGGGGCCGTTTTGCGGTCTACGAATTATTGAAAATCACACCGAACCTGGCCCATGCCCTGGCCCATGGGATCCCCCAAACAGAACTGGAGACGATGGCGTTGAAGGAAGGTCTCATTCCATTGCGGCAAATGGGTGTCACACGTGTCTTGGAAGGATGGACAACTATTGAGGAGCTGGCCAGAGCCGTGGTTTAG
- a CDS encoding STAS domain-containing protein, with product MSLHFEDHGLVLIARARDAEIGADNAPDLRLQMMKHVQPEHYLAVDLSPVTFMDSSGLSFLVALLKRVRDIGACRVFGVQPRVLELFRLTRLDKVFTIDPNEETAVAMLEESARRSKSA from the coding sequence ATGTCCCTACATTTCGAGGACCACGGCCTCGTCCTCATTGCTAGAGCCCGGGACGCGGAGATTGGGGCGGATAACGCCCCCGATTTGCGGCTCCAAATGATGAAGCATGTGCAGCCGGAGCATTATCTGGCGGTCGATCTCTCTCCCGTGACCTTTATGGACAGCTCAGGGTTGAGCTTTCTGGTCGCCCTTCTAAAGAGGGTTCGAGATATCGGCGCGTGCCGGGTTTTCGGGGTGCAACCCCGGGTGCTCGAGCTCTTCCGCCTCACGCGGTTGGACAAGGTTTTTACCATCGATCCCAATGAAGAGACGGCGGTGGCCATGCTGGAGGAATCAGCGCGGAGGTCAAAATCCGCCTAA